The Helianthus annuus cultivar XRQ/B chromosome 16, HanXRQr2.0-SUNRISE, whole genome shotgun sequence genome includes a window with the following:
- the LOC110916457 gene encoding auxin response factor 18-like produces MGISQEAQANKFENENASCLLTIGNVSNSKASLKSEKKPTFLLFGQPIFTEQQLSDSSSGDTVADQSDGSVVVQNGPVESSSDEAGPWFKDLSSEFGHETGHCKVFMESEDVGRTLDLAAFHTYGELHRKLADMFCVEKSVMLINLIYRTTSGAVKHTGDEPFSEFSKTAQRLTIVMDSGGEV; encoded by the exons ATGGGAATATCCCAAGAAGCCCAAGCAAACAAATTCGAAAATGAAAACGCTTCCTGTTTGCTAACAATCGGGAATGTTAGTAACTCGAAAGCCAGCTTGAAAAGCGAGAAAAAACCGACCTTTTTGTTGTTTGGTCAGCCAATATTCACCGAACAACAGCTTTCCGATAGCAGTTCTGGAGACACAGTGGCCGACCAGTCTGATGGTTCGGTGGTGGTTCAAAATGGTCCAGTGGAGAGCTCATCCGATGAAGCTGGTCCATGGTTTAAGGACCTAAGTTCCGAATTCGGGCATGAGACCGGGCATTGCAAGGTTTTCATGGAGTCCGAAGACGTGGGCCGGACTCTTGATCTGGCTGCTTTTCATACATATGGAGAGTTGCACCGAAAGCTAGCTGATATGTTCTGTGTCGAGAAATCGGTAATGCTCATCAACTTGATTTACCGCACCACATCGGGTGCGGTTAAACACACCGGTGACGAACCCTTCAG TGAGTTCTCAAAGACAGCTCAAAGGCTAACAATTGTGATGGATTCTGGTGGTGAAGTGTAA